From the genome of Palaemon carinicauda isolate YSFRI2023 chromosome 6, ASM3689809v2, whole genome shotgun sequence, one region includes:
- the LOC137643205 gene encoding tropomyosin-like — protein sequence MFTNNALKAISEYGKKYLLGGPSSEDGFQDQQPRLMELEGLRLILGGGLLMRKFWAEEDKSEGLEPVLDQEELDAVFEETEAVISGKDPLLSDEEEQLLLSGGTGSAVSNRDVQVQVDTEHLISNRDVQVQVGTGPVSNTDVTVQTDGHTEIEDLRRKSENLAEELAIKQAVIEAHENQIDDYYQSILELKAELKMAQEKNYVQNQKESALVKEKEALKQELEDKVTLDEENTMKIVQLTEELEKAKKEIEAHDELKSILLAENEDLKTSNEERSFLYEELALEKI from the coding sequence ATGTTTACAAACAACGCATTGAAAGCGATCagcgagtacgggaagaaatatcttcTTGGAGGTCCATCTTCCGAAGAcgggtttcaggaccagcaaccccggttgatggaactggaaggCCTACGCCTCATTTtaggaggtggtcttctgatgaggaaattctgggccgaggAGGATAAGAGTGAGggactcgagcctgtcttggaccaggaggaactcgacgCAGTTTTTGAGGAGACGGAAGCTGTAATCAgtgggaaggatcctttgctttccgacgaggaggaacagctgctgctgtcAGGAGGCACAGGGAGTGCTGtctctaatagagatgtacaagttcaagtagacactgaacatcttatctctaacagagatgtacaAGTTCAAGTAGGAACTGGACCAGTCTCTAACACAGATGTAACTGTTCAGACGGACGGACAcaccgagattgaagatctcaggcgaaaGAGTGAAAACTTGGCTGAGGAACTTGCCATTAaacaggctgtgattgaagccCATGAAAATCAAATTGAtgattactatcaatcaattctAGAGTTGAAAGCCGAGCTGAAAATGGCACAGGAGAAAAATTATGTCCAAAATCAGAAGGAATCAGCACTTGTGAAAGAGAAagaagctctgaaacaagagcttgaagataaagtgactttggatgaagaaaacacaatgaaaatagttcagttgactgaggaactggaaaaggccaagaaggaaatcgaggctcatgacgagcTGAAATCGATCCTTTTGGCAGAAAATGAAGATCTCAAAAcatccaatgaggaacgaagcttcctttaTGAAGAATTGGCTCTAGAAAAAATCtaa